From the Clarias gariepinus isolate MV-2021 ecotype Netherlands chromosome 3, CGAR_prim_01v2, whole genome shotgun sequence genome, one window contains:
- the si:ch211-80h18.1 gene encoding uncharacterized protein si:ch211-80h18.1 isoform X7, with protein MLSRNILIASVAFVFLVTAVAAAPVEDKEPEENDFEAEEGEEELSEEEEGAGAQQATMVPKGPGVTVLPGTSVVGEPPNGPKVNGVGAAQTSLGSSSGSLSTGTGTEGSNGRDSQTLPSSSQGAVLSVAGHGSSGSKVPAAADTAFLDNVSHGSSGQVSLIHVSGLMTSEHTSGSAFVSSEIQSQTEVWSEATTTDGSTHDNAEIQTVHIGSQIEAPGLESVLENTETESNGNGHKQLMNGQETGHPGMNNFMEGTTQIDSTDGFDSFGSNLEMTGIMDHSSHDFLIGLMGGIGDGFAPDTYTDTIADHMGLAFQVKTTGAGLDPGLPAIISSARPAPDSAGNEPAASTSVLFDNAAQYSSPADITEGADKNGADSSNINGNGRLRPVPDIHKGDPPGTGIYLYSSEHHGLITHTDTAGTLDLKDPTISPISEIPSETAVTLHAVSMGMQTDVTAGLVGGPVTNGQRRIDVTIMQDAIYSSVPPGTLGYESTGVTEGISNHTDSLIETRVGFTDAAQTQSSVIQTELIVTGDPARVSSQTDATGTAVAEPHGTLRGLNQPGATEQTQPAVSAGEQYHTSGQGPEGAENVELEDTC; from the exons ATGTTGTCACG aaatattttaattgccTCAGTAGCATTTGTCTTTCTGGTCACAGCAGTTGCAGCTGCTCCTGTTGAAG ATAAAGAACCAGAGGAAAATGATTTTGAAGCAGAGGAGGGTGAGGAAGAGCTCTCGGAGGAAGAAGAGG GAGCTGGAGCCCAACAAGCCACAATGGTGCCCAAGGGCCCTG GTGTGACTGTTCTACCTGGCACTTCTGTGGTGGGCGAACCTCCAAATG GTCCCAAAGTGAATGGAGTTGGCGCGGCACAGACAAGCCTGGGCT CATCAAGTGGCTCCTTATCAACAGGAACTGGTACTGAGG GAAGTAATGGAAGAGACTCTCAAACTTTGCCCTCAAGTTCTCAAG GTGCTGTTTTAAGTGTGGCTGGTCACGGGAGCTCAGGGTCAAAAGTCCCTG ctGCAGCTGATACTGCTTTCTTAGACAATGTTTCTCATG ggtCTTCAGGCCAAGTGTCTTTAATCCATGTGTCAGGTTTAATGACATCAGAACATACAAGTGGTTCAGCTTTTGTTTCTTCTGAAATCCAGTCACAAACAGAAG tgtggtCAGAAGCAACAACTACAGATGGATCTACTCATGACAATG CCGAAATTCAAACTGTTCATATTGGATCTCAGATCGAAGCTCCAG GCTTAGAGTCAGTATTAGAGAATACAGAGACTGAGAGCAACG GTAATGGGCACAAACAACTTATGAATGGACAGGAGACAGGACACCCAG GCATGAATAATTTCATGGAAGGCACGACACAGATAGATTCCACAG ACGGGTTTGACTCATTTGGTTCTAATCTGGAAATGACAG GTATTATGGACCATTCCAGCCATGACTTCCTCATTGGTTTAATGG GTGGCATAGGGGACGGCTTTGCTCCAGACACCTACACTGACACTATAG CAGATCACATGGGACTTGCCTTTCAGGTCAAGACAACAG GAGCTGGGTTAGATCCTGGACTACCAGCCATTATCAGTTCAGCTCGACCAG CTCCTGACTCAGCAGGAAACGAGCCAGCTGCGTCTACCAGTG TCCTCTTTGACAATGCTGCTCAATACAGCTCCCCTGCAGACATAACAG AGGGTGCAGATAAGAATGGTGCTGATTCATCCAATATAAACG GAAATGGCCGTCTCAGACCGGTTCCAGACATACACAAAG GTGATCCCCCTGGAACAGGCATCTACCTTTATTCAA GTGAACATCACGGACTTatcacgcacacagacacag CAGGAACGCTGGATCTTAAGGACCCCACTATAAGTCCCATCAGCGAAATCCCTT CTGAAACTGCAGTCACGTTGCATGCCGTCAGCATGGGAATGCAAACGGACGTGACAG CAGGTTTAGTAGGTGGACCAGTGACCAATGGACAGAGAAGGATTGATGTAACAA TCATGCAGGATGCCATCTACAGCTCTGTACCACCGGGTACTTTAG GATACGAGAGCACTGGCGTAACTGAAGGAATCTCAAATCATACAG ATTCTCTGATTGAAACGAGAGTCGGATTTACAG ATGCAGCACAGACACAAAGTAGTGTGATTCAGACAGAGCTCATAG TCACAGGGGATCCAGCTAGAGTCTCCTCACAGACAGATGCTACAGGAACAG CTGTAGCAGAACCTCACGGGACTCTCAGGGGTCTAA ACCAACCTGGTGCTACGGAACAGACACAACCAGCTG
- the si:ch211-80h18.1 gene encoding mucin-19 isoform X3: MLSRNILIASVAFVFLVTAVAAAPVEDKEPEENDFEAEEGEEELSEEEEDDDDSKGQHMKGAGAQQATMVPKGPGVTVLPGTSVVGEPPNGPKVNGVGAAQTSLGSSSGSLSTGTGTEGSNGRDSQTLPSSSQGAVLSVAGHGSSGSKVPAAADTAFLDNVSHGSSGQVSLIHVSGLMTSEHTSGSAFVSSEIQSQTEVWSEATTTDGSTHDNAEIQTVHIGSQIEAPGLESVLENTETESNGNGHKQLMNGQETGHPGMNNFMEGTTQIDSTDGFDSFGSNLEMTGIMDHSSHDFLIGLMGGIGDGFAPDTYTDTIADHMGLAFQVKTTGAGLDPGLPAIISSARPAPDSAGNEPAASTSVLFDNAAQYSSPADITEGADKNGADSSNINGNGRLRPVPDIHKGDPPGTGIYLYSSEHHGLITHTDTAGTLDLKDPTISPISEIPSETAVTLHAVSMGMQTDVTGLVGGPVTNGQRRIDVTIMQDAIYSSVPPGTLGYESTGVTEGISNHTDSLIETRVGFTDAAQTQSSVIQTELIVTGDPARVSSQTDATGTAVAEPHGTLRGLNQPGATEQTQPAVSAGEQYHTSGQGPEGAENVELEDTC; the protein is encoded by the exons ATGTTGTCACG aaatattttaattgccTCAGTAGCATTTGTCTTTCTGGTCACAGCAGTTGCAGCTGCTCCTGTTGAAG ATAAAGAACCAGAGGAAAATGATTTTGAAGCAGAGGAGGGTGAGGAAGAGCTCTCGGAGGAAGAAGAGG ATGATGATGACTCCAAAGGTCAACATATGAAGG GAGCTGGAGCCCAACAAGCCACAATGGTGCCCAAGGGCCCTG GTGTGACTGTTCTACCTGGCACTTCTGTGGTGGGCGAACCTCCAAATG GTCCCAAAGTGAATGGAGTTGGCGCGGCACAGACAAGCCTGGGCT CATCAAGTGGCTCCTTATCAACAGGAACTGGTACTGAGG GAAGTAATGGAAGAGACTCTCAAACTTTGCCCTCAAGTTCTCAAG GTGCTGTTTTAAGTGTGGCTGGTCACGGGAGCTCAGGGTCAAAAGTCCCTG ctGCAGCTGATACTGCTTTCTTAGACAATGTTTCTCATG ggtCTTCAGGCCAAGTGTCTTTAATCCATGTGTCAGGTTTAATGACATCAGAACATACAAGTGGTTCAGCTTTTGTTTCTTCTGAAATCCAGTCACAAACAGAAG tgtggtCAGAAGCAACAACTACAGATGGATCTACTCATGACAATG CCGAAATTCAAACTGTTCATATTGGATCTCAGATCGAAGCTCCAG GCTTAGAGTCAGTATTAGAGAATACAGAGACTGAGAGCAACG GTAATGGGCACAAACAACTTATGAATGGACAGGAGACAGGACACCCAG GCATGAATAATTTCATGGAAGGCACGACACAGATAGATTCCACAG ACGGGTTTGACTCATTTGGTTCTAATCTGGAAATGACAG GTATTATGGACCATTCCAGCCATGACTTCCTCATTGGTTTAATGG GTGGCATAGGGGACGGCTTTGCTCCAGACACCTACACTGACACTATAG CAGATCACATGGGACTTGCCTTTCAGGTCAAGACAACAG GAGCTGGGTTAGATCCTGGACTACCAGCCATTATCAGTTCAGCTCGACCAG CTCCTGACTCAGCAGGAAACGAGCCAGCTGCGTCTACCAGTG TCCTCTTTGACAATGCTGCTCAATACAGCTCCCCTGCAGACATAACAG AGGGTGCAGATAAGAATGGTGCTGATTCATCCAATATAAACG GAAATGGCCGTCTCAGACCGGTTCCAGACATACACAAAG GTGATCCCCCTGGAACAGGCATCTACCTTTATTCAA GTGAACATCACGGACTTatcacgcacacagacacag CAGGAACGCTGGATCTTAAGGACCCCACTATAAGTCCCATCAGCGAAATCCCTT CTGAAACTGCAGTCACGTTGCATGCCGTCAGCATGGGAATGCAAACGGACGTGACAG GTTTAGTAGGTGGACCAGTGACCAATGGACAGAGAAGGATTGATGTAACAA TCATGCAGGATGCCATCTACAGCTCTGTACCACCGGGTACTTTAG GATACGAGAGCACTGGCGTAACTGAAGGAATCTCAAATCATACAG ATTCTCTGATTGAAACGAGAGTCGGATTTACAG ATGCAGCACAGACACAAAGTAGTGTGATTCAGACAGAGCTCATAG TCACAGGGGATCCAGCTAGAGTCTCCTCACAGACAGATGCTACAGGAACAG CTGTAGCAGAACCTCACGGGACTCTCAGGGGTCTAA ACCAACCTGGTGCTACGGAACAGACACAACCAGCTG
- the si:ch211-80h18.1 gene encoding uncharacterized protein si:ch211-80h18.1 isoform X6, whose protein sequence is MLSRNILIASVAFVFLVTAVAAAPVEDKEPEENDFEAEEGEEELSEEEEDDDDSKGQHMKGAGAQQATMVPKGPGVTVLPGTSVVGEPPNGPKVNGVGAAQTSLGSSSGSLSTGTGTEGSNGRDSQTLPSSSQGAVLSVAGHGSSGSKVPAAADTAFLDNVSHGSSGQVSLIHVSGLMTSEHTSGSAFVSSEIQSQTEVWSEATTTDGSTHDNAEIQTVHIGSQIEAPGLESVLENTETESNGNGHKQLMNGQETGHPGMNNFMEGTTQIDSTDGFDSFGSNLEMTGIMDHSSHDFLIGLMGGIGDGFAPDTYTDTIADHMGLAFQVKTTGAGLDPGLPAIISSARPAPDSAGNEPAASTSVLFDNAAQYSSPADITEGADKNGADSSNINGNGRLRPVPDIHKGIYLYSSEHHGLITHTDTAGTLDLKDPTISPISEIPSETAVTLHAVSMGMQTDVTAGLVGGPVTNGQRRIDVTIMQDAIYSSVPPGTLGYESTGVTEGISNHTDSLIETRVGFTDAAQTQSSVIQTELIVTGDPARVSSQTDATGTAVAEPHGTLRGLNQPGATEQTQPAVSAGEQYHTSGQGPEGAENVELEDTC, encoded by the exons ATGTTGTCACG aaatattttaattgccTCAGTAGCATTTGTCTTTCTGGTCACAGCAGTTGCAGCTGCTCCTGTTGAAG ATAAAGAACCAGAGGAAAATGATTTTGAAGCAGAGGAGGGTGAGGAAGAGCTCTCGGAGGAAGAAGAGG ATGATGATGACTCCAAAGGTCAACATATGAAGG GAGCTGGAGCCCAACAAGCCACAATGGTGCCCAAGGGCCCTG GTGTGACTGTTCTACCTGGCACTTCTGTGGTGGGCGAACCTCCAAATG GTCCCAAAGTGAATGGAGTTGGCGCGGCACAGACAAGCCTGGGCT CATCAAGTGGCTCCTTATCAACAGGAACTGGTACTGAGG GAAGTAATGGAAGAGACTCTCAAACTTTGCCCTCAAGTTCTCAAG GTGCTGTTTTAAGTGTGGCTGGTCACGGGAGCTCAGGGTCAAAAGTCCCTG ctGCAGCTGATACTGCTTTCTTAGACAATGTTTCTCATG ggtCTTCAGGCCAAGTGTCTTTAATCCATGTGTCAGGTTTAATGACATCAGAACATACAAGTGGTTCAGCTTTTGTTTCTTCTGAAATCCAGTCACAAACAGAAG tgtggtCAGAAGCAACAACTACAGATGGATCTACTCATGACAATG CCGAAATTCAAACTGTTCATATTGGATCTCAGATCGAAGCTCCAG GCTTAGAGTCAGTATTAGAGAATACAGAGACTGAGAGCAACG GTAATGGGCACAAACAACTTATGAATGGACAGGAGACAGGACACCCAG GCATGAATAATTTCATGGAAGGCACGACACAGATAGATTCCACAG ACGGGTTTGACTCATTTGGTTCTAATCTGGAAATGACAG GTATTATGGACCATTCCAGCCATGACTTCCTCATTGGTTTAATGG GTGGCATAGGGGACGGCTTTGCTCCAGACACCTACACTGACACTATAG CAGATCACATGGGACTTGCCTTTCAGGTCAAGACAACAG GAGCTGGGTTAGATCCTGGACTACCAGCCATTATCAGTTCAGCTCGACCAG CTCCTGACTCAGCAGGAAACGAGCCAGCTGCGTCTACCAGTG TCCTCTTTGACAATGCTGCTCAATACAGCTCCCCTGCAGACATAACAG AGGGTGCAGATAAGAATGGTGCTGATTCATCCAATATAAACG GAAATGGCCGTCTCAGACCGGTTCCAGACATACACAAAG GCATCTACCTTTATTCAA GTGAACATCACGGACTTatcacgcacacagacacag CAGGAACGCTGGATCTTAAGGACCCCACTATAAGTCCCATCAGCGAAATCCCTT CTGAAACTGCAGTCACGTTGCATGCCGTCAGCATGGGAATGCAAACGGACGTGACAG CAGGTTTAGTAGGTGGACCAGTGACCAATGGACAGAGAAGGATTGATGTAACAA TCATGCAGGATGCCATCTACAGCTCTGTACCACCGGGTACTTTAG GATACGAGAGCACTGGCGTAACTGAAGGAATCTCAAATCATACAG ATTCTCTGATTGAAACGAGAGTCGGATTTACAG ATGCAGCACAGACACAAAGTAGTGTGATTCAGACAGAGCTCATAG TCACAGGGGATCCAGCTAGAGTCTCCTCACAGACAGATGCTACAGGAACAG CTGTAGCAGAACCTCACGGGACTCTCAGGGGTCTAA ACCAACCTGGTGCTACGGAACAGACACAACCAGCTG
- the si:ch211-80h18.1 gene encoding uncharacterized protein si:ch211-80h18.1 isoform X1: MLSRNILIASVAFVFLVTAVAAAPVEDKEPEENDFEAEEGEEELSEEEEDDDDSKGQHMKGAGAQQATMVPKGPGVTVLPGTSVVGEPPNGPKVNGVGAAQTSLGSSSGSLSTGTGTEGSNGRDSQTLPSSSQGAVLSVAGHGSSGSKVPAAADTAFLDNVSHGSSGQVSLIHVSGLMTSEHTSGSAFVSSEIQSQTEVWSEATTTDGSTHDNAEIQTVHIGSQIEAPGLESVLENTETESNGNGHKQLMNGQETGHPGMNNFMEGTTQIDSTDGFDSFGSNLEMTGIMDHSSHDFLIGLMGGIGDGFAPDTYTDTIADHMGLAFQVKTTGAGLDPGLPAIISSARPAPDSAGNEPAASTSVLFDNAAQYSSPADITEGADKNGADSSNINGNGRLRPVPDIHKGDPPGTGIYLYSSEHHGLITHTDTAGTLDLKDPTISPISEIPSETAVTLHAVSMGMQTDVTAGLVGGPVTNGQRRIDVTIMQDAIYSSVPPGTLGYESTGVTEGISNHTDSLIETRVGFTDAAQTQSSVIQTELIVTGDPARVSSQTDATGTAVAEPHGTLRGLNQPGATEQTQPAVSAGEQYHTSGQGPEGAENVELEDTC, from the exons ATGTTGTCACG aaatattttaattgccTCAGTAGCATTTGTCTTTCTGGTCACAGCAGTTGCAGCTGCTCCTGTTGAAG ATAAAGAACCAGAGGAAAATGATTTTGAAGCAGAGGAGGGTGAGGAAGAGCTCTCGGAGGAAGAAGAGG ATGATGATGACTCCAAAGGTCAACATATGAAGG GAGCTGGAGCCCAACAAGCCACAATGGTGCCCAAGGGCCCTG GTGTGACTGTTCTACCTGGCACTTCTGTGGTGGGCGAACCTCCAAATG GTCCCAAAGTGAATGGAGTTGGCGCGGCACAGACAAGCCTGGGCT CATCAAGTGGCTCCTTATCAACAGGAACTGGTACTGAGG GAAGTAATGGAAGAGACTCTCAAACTTTGCCCTCAAGTTCTCAAG GTGCTGTTTTAAGTGTGGCTGGTCACGGGAGCTCAGGGTCAAAAGTCCCTG ctGCAGCTGATACTGCTTTCTTAGACAATGTTTCTCATG ggtCTTCAGGCCAAGTGTCTTTAATCCATGTGTCAGGTTTAATGACATCAGAACATACAAGTGGTTCAGCTTTTGTTTCTTCTGAAATCCAGTCACAAACAGAAG tgtggtCAGAAGCAACAACTACAGATGGATCTACTCATGACAATG CCGAAATTCAAACTGTTCATATTGGATCTCAGATCGAAGCTCCAG GCTTAGAGTCAGTATTAGAGAATACAGAGACTGAGAGCAACG GTAATGGGCACAAACAACTTATGAATGGACAGGAGACAGGACACCCAG GCATGAATAATTTCATGGAAGGCACGACACAGATAGATTCCACAG ACGGGTTTGACTCATTTGGTTCTAATCTGGAAATGACAG GTATTATGGACCATTCCAGCCATGACTTCCTCATTGGTTTAATGG GTGGCATAGGGGACGGCTTTGCTCCAGACACCTACACTGACACTATAG CAGATCACATGGGACTTGCCTTTCAGGTCAAGACAACAG GAGCTGGGTTAGATCCTGGACTACCAGCCATTATCAGTTCAGCTCGACCAG CTCCTGACTCAGCAGGAAACGAGCCAGCTGCGTCTACCAGTG TCCTCTTTGACAATGCTGCTCAATACAGCTCCCCTGCAGACATAACAG AGGGTGCAGATAAGAATGGTGCTGATTCATCCAATATAAACG GAAATGGCCGTCTCAGACCGGTTCCAGACATACACAAAG GTGATCCCCCTGGAACAGGCATCTACCTTTATTCAA GTGAACATCACGGACTTatcacgcacacagacacag CAGGAACGCTGGATCTTAAGGACCCCACTATAAGTCCCATCAGCGAAATCCCTT CTGAAACTGCAGTCACGTTGCATGCCGTCAGCATGGGAATGCAAACGGACGTGACAG CAGGTTTAGTAGGTGGACCAGTGACCAATGGACAGAGAAGGATTGATGTAACAA TCATGCAGGATGCCATCTACAGCTCTGTACCACCGGGTACTTTAG GATACGAGAGCACTGGCGTAACTGAAGGAATCTCAAATCATACAG ATTCTCTGATTGAAACGAGAGTCGGATTTACAG ATGCAGCACAGACACAAAGTAGTGTGATTCAGACAGAGCTCATAG TCACAGGGGATCCAGCTAGAGTCTCCTCACAGACAGATGCTACAGGAACAG CTGTAGCAGAACCTCACGGGACTCTCAGGGGTCTAA ACCAACCTGGTGCTACGGAACAGACACAACCAGCTG
- the si:ch211-80h18.1 gene encoding uncharacterized protein si:ch211-80h18.1 isoform X2: protein MLSRNILIASVAFVFLVTAVAAAPVEDKEPEENDFEAEEGEEELSEEEEDDDDSKGQHMKGAGAQQATMVPKGPGVTVLPGTSVVGEPPNGPKVNGVGAAQTSLGSSSGSLSTGTGTEGSNGRDSQTLPSSSQGAVLSVAGHGSSGSKVPAAADTAFLDNVSHGSSGQVSLIHVSGLMTSEHTSGSAFVSSEIQSQTEVWSEATTTDGSTHDNAEIQTVHIGSQIEAPGLESVLENTETESNGNGHKQLMNGQETGHPGMNNFMEGTTQIDSTDGFDSFGSNLEMTGIMDHSSHDFLIGLMGGIGDGFAPDTYTDTIDHMGLAFQVKTTGAGLDPGLPAIISSARPAPDSAGNEPAASTSVLFDNAAQYSSPADITEGADKNGADSSNINGNGRLRPVPDIHKGDPPGTGIYLYSSEHHGLITHTDTAGTLDLKDPTISPISEIPSETAVTLHAVSMGMQTDVTAGLVGGPVTNGQRRIDVTIMQDAIYSSVPPGTLGYESTGVTEGISNHTDSLIETRVGFTDAAQTQSSVIQTELIVTGDPARVSSQTDATGTAVAEPHGTLRGLNQPGATEQTQPAVSAGEQYHTSGQGPEGAENVELEDTC, encoded by the exons ATGTTGTCACG aaatattttaattgccTCAGTAGCATTTGTCTTTCTGGTCACAGCAGTTGCAGCTGCTCCTGTTGAAG ATAAAGAACCAGAGGAAAATGATTTTGAAGCAGAGGAGGGTGAGGAAGAGCTCTCGGAGGAAGAAGAGG ATGATGATGACTCCAAAGGTCAACATATGAAGG GAGCTGGAGCCCAACAAGCCACAATGGTGCCCAAGGGCCCTG GTGTGACTGTTCTACCTGGCACTTCTGTGGTGGGCGAACCTCCAAATG GTCCCAAAGTGAATGGAGTTGGCGCGGCACAGACAAGCCTGGGCT CATCAAGTGGCTCCTTATCAACAGGAACTGGTACTGAGG GAAGTAATGGAAGAGACTCTCAAACTTTGCCCTCAAGTTCTCAAG GTGCTGTTTTAAGTGTGGCTGGTCACGGGAGCTCAGGGTCAAAAGTCCCTG ctGCAGCTGATACTGCTTTCTTAGACAATGTTTCTCATG ggtCTTCAGGCCAAGTGTCTTTAATCCATGTGTCAGGTTTAATGACATCAGAACATACAAGTGGTTCAGCTTTTGTTTCTTCTGAAATCCAGTCACAAACAGAAG tgtggtCAGAAGCAACAACTACAGATGGATCTACTCATGACAATG CCGAAATTCAAACTGTTCATATTGGATCTCAGATCGAAGCTCCAG GCTTAGAGTCAGTATTAGAGAATACAGAGACTGAGAGCAACG GTAATGGGCACAAACAACTTATGAATGGACAGGAGACAGGACACCCAG GCATGAATAATTTCATGGAAGGCACGACACAGATAGATTCCACAG ACGGGTTTGACTCATTTGGTTCTAATCTGGAAATGACAG GTATTATGGACCATTCCAGCCATGACTTCCTCATTGGTTTAATGG GTGGCATAGGGGACGGCTTTGCTCCAGACACCTACACTGACACTATAG ATCACATGGGACTTGCCTTTCAGGTCAAGACAACAG GAGCTGGGTTAGATCCTGGACTACCAGCCATTATCAGTTCAGCTCGACCAG CTCCTGACTCAGCAGGAAACGAGCCAGCTGCGTCTACCAGTG TCCTCTTTGACAATGCTGCTCAATACAGCTCCCCTGCAGACATAACAG AGGGTGCAGATAAGAATGGTGCTGATTCATCCAATATAAACG GAAATGGCCGTCTCAGACCGGTTCCAGACATACACAAAG GTGATCCCCCTGGAACAGGCATCTACCTTTATTCAA GTGAACATCACGGACTTatcacgcacacagacacag CAGGAACGCTGGATCTTAAGGACCCCACTATAAGTCCCATCAGCGAAATCCCTT CTGAAACTGCAGTCACGTTGCATGCCGTCAGCATGGGAATGCAAACGGACGTGACAG CAGGTTTAGTAGGTGGACCAGTGACCAATGGACAGAGAAGGATTGATGTAACAA TCATGCAGGATGCCATCTACAGCTCTGTACCACCGGGTACTTTAG GATACGAGAGCACTGGCGTAACTGAAGGAATCTCAAATCATACAG ATTCTCTGATTGAAACGAGAGTCGGATTTACAG ATGCAGCACAGACACAAAGTAGTGTGATTCAGACAGAGCTCATAG TCACAGGGGATCCAGCTAGAGTCTCCTCACAGACAGATGCTACAGGAACAG CTGTAGCAGAACCTCACGGGACTCTCAGGGGTCTAA ACCAACCTGGTGCTACGGAACAGACACAACCAGCTG
- the si:ch211-80h18.1 gene encoding mucin-19 isoform X4 has product MLSRNILIASVAFVFLVTAVAAAPVEDKEPEENDFEAEEGEEELSEEEEDDDDSKGQHMKGAGAQQATMVPKGPGVTVLPGTSVVGEPPNGPKVNGVGAAQTSLGSSSGSLSTGTGTEGSNGRDSQTLPSSSQGAVLSVAGHGSSGSKVPAAADTAFLDNVSHGSSGQVSLIHVSGLMTSEHTSGSAFVSSEIQSQTEVWSEATTTDGSTHDNAEIQTVHIGSQIEAPGLESVLENTETESNGNGHKQLMNGQETGHPGMNNFMEGTTQIDSTDGFDSFGSNLEMTGIMDHSSHDFLIGLMGGIGDGFAPDTYTDTIADHMGLAFQVKTTGAGLDPGLPAIISSARPAPDSAGNEPAASTSVLFDNAAQYSSPADITEGADKNGADSSNINGNGRLRPVPDIHKGDPPGTGIYLYSSEHHGLITHTDTAGTLDLKDPTISPISEIPSETAVTLHAVSMGMQTDVTAGLVGGPVTNGQRRIDVTIMQDAIYSSVPPGTLGYESTGVTEGISNHTDSLIETRVGFTDAAQTQSSVIQTELIGDPARVSSQTDATGTAVAEPHGTLRGLNQPGATEQTQPAVSAGEQYHTSGQGPEGAENVELEDTC; this is encoded by the exons ATGTTGTCACG aaatattttaattgccTCAGTAGCATTTGTCTTTCTGGTCACAGCAGTTGCAGCTGCTCCTGTTGAAG ATAAAGAACCAGAGGAAAATGATTTTGAAGCAGAGGAGGGTGAGGAAGAGCTCTCGGAGGAAGAAGAGG ATGATGATGACTCCAAAGGTCAACATATGAAGG GAGCTGGAGCCCAACAAGCCACAATGGTGCCCAAGGGCCCTG GTGTGACTGTTCTACCTGGCACTTCTGTGGTGGGCGAACCTCCAAATG GTCCCAAAGTGAATGGAGTTGGCGCGGCACAGACAAGCCTGGGCT CATCAAGTGGCTCCTTATCAACAGGAACTGGTACTGAGG GAAGTAATGGAAGAGACTCTCAAACTTTGCCCTCAAGTTCTCAAG GTGCTGTTTTAAGTGTGGCTGGTCACGGGAGCTCAGGGTCAAAAGTCCCTG ctGCAGCTGATACTGCTTTCTTAGACAATGTTTCTCATG ggtCTTCAGGCCAAGTGTCTTTAATCCATGTGTCAGGTTTAATGACATCAGAACATACAAGTGGTTCAGCTTTTGTTTCTTCTGAAATCCAGTCACAAACAGAAG tgtggtCAGAAGCAACAACTACAGATGGATCTACTCATGACAATG CCGAAATTCAAACTGTTCATATTGGATCTCAGATCGAAGCTCCAG GCTTAGAGTCAGTATTAGAGAATACAGAGACTGAGAGCAACG GTAATGGGCACAAACAACTTATGAATGGACAGGAGACAGGACACCCAG GCATGAATAATTTCATGGAAGGCACGACACAGATAGATTCCACAG ACGGGTTTGACTCATTTGGTTCTAATCTGGAAATGACAG GTATTATGGACCATTCCAGCCATGACTTCCTCATTGGTTTAATGG GTGGCATAGGGGACGGCTTTGCTCCAGACACCTACACTGACACTATAG CAGATCACATGGGACTTGCCTTTCAGGTCAAGACAACAG GAGCTGGGTTAGATCCTGGACTACCAGCCATTATCAGTTCAGCTCGACCAG CTCCTGACTCAGCAGGAAACGAGCCAGCTGCGTCTACCAGTG TCCTCTTTGACAATGCTGCTCAATACAGCTCCCCTGCAGACATAACAG AGGGTGCAGATAAGAATGGTGCTGATTCATCCAATATAAACG GAAATGGCCGTCTCAGACCGGTTCCAGACATACACAAAG GTGATCCCCCTGGAACAGGCATCTACCTTTATTCAA GTGAACATCACGGACTTatcacgcacacagacacag CAGGAACGCTGGATCTTAAGGACCCCACTATAAGTCCCATCAGCGAAATCCCTT CTGAAACTGCAGTCACGTTGCATGCCGTCAGCATGGGAATGCAAACGGACGTGACAG CAGGTTTAGTAGGTGGACCAGTGACCAATGGACAGAGAAGGATTGATGTAACAA TCATGCAGGATGCCATCTACAGCTCTGTACCACCGGGTACTTTAG GATACGAGAGCACTGGCGTAACTGAAGGAATCTCAAATCATACAG ATTCTCTGATTGAAACGAGAGTCGGATTTACAG ATGCAGCACAGACACAAAGTAGTGTGATTCAGACAGAGCTCATAG GGGATCCAGCTAGAGTCTCCTCACAGACAGATGCTACAGGAACAG CTGTAGCAGAACCTCACGGGACTCTCAGGGGTCTAA ACCAACCTGGTGCTACGGAACAGACACAACCAGCTG